The nucleotide window GGGATTCAGGATGATTCCCTGAAGGCCTTTGCCGTACAGTACCATCCGGAAGCCTCCCCCGGTCCCCATGACGCGGCCTATCTTTTCAACCAGTTTGCCAAAGTGATGACCCATGCCAAAGCGTAATGATATTAAAAAAATTCTGATCATCGGGGCCGGTCCCATTATCATCAGCCAGGCCTGCGAATTTGACTATTCCGGGACCCAGGCCTGCAAGGCCCTGAAGGAAGAAGGGTTCGAGGTAATCCTCATCAACTCCAATCCCGCCACCATCATGACCGATCCGGAAACTGCGGATCGGGTCTATATCGAACCGGTGACTCCGGACACCCTGTGCAAGGTGATCCGAGCGGAGCGGCCCGATGCGGTGCTGCCCACATTAGGTGGCCAGACCGCATTAAACACCGCTATCGAGGCCGCCAAAACCGGGATATTTGAAGAATACAACGTGGAGCTGATCGGTGCGTCCATCGAGGCGATCCACAAGGCGGAAGACAGAGAGTTGTTCAGAGACGCCATGAACAAAATCGGTCTGCGGATTCCCAAAAGCGGGTTTGCCCACAATTTTGCCGAAGTGGAAGATGTGGCAAAAAAGATCGGATTCCCCCTGATTGTCCGGCCCAGCTTTACTTTAGGCGGCACCGGCGGCGGGGTGGCTTATAACATGGAAGAGTTGAACCGGGTGGCCAAATCCGGCCTGGATGCCTCTCTCATCAGCCAGATCCAGCTGGAGGAATCCGTGCTGGGATGGAAGGAATACGAACTGGAAGTGATGCGGGACCATGCCGACAACGTGGTCATCATCTGTTCCATCGAGAATGTGGATGCCATGGGGGTCCACACCGGGGACTCCATTACCGTGGCCCCGGCCCAGACCCTGTCGGACAAGGAATACCAGGTGCTGCGGGACGCGTCCATTGCCATCATCCGGGAGATCGGCGTGGACACGGGCGGCTCCAATGTGCAGTTTGCCGTGAATCCGGAAAATGGGGATGTGATCGTGGTGGAAATGAACCCAAGGGTTTCCAGAAGTTCGGCCCTGGCCTCCAAGGCCACGGGGTTTCCCATTGCCAAGATCGCGGCCAAGCTGGCTGTGGGGTATACCCTGGATGAAATTCCCAATGATATCACCGGCGAGACCATGGCCTGTTTTGAACCCTCCATTGATTACTGTGTGGTAAAAATCCCGAGATGGACGTTTGAAAAATTTCCCGAGGCCCAGGATGTGCTCACCACAGCCATGAAATCCGTGGGAGAAACCATGGCCATCGGCCGGACCTTTAAGGAGGCGTTTCAAAAAGGGCTCAGATCCCTGGAGATCGGCCGGGCCGGATTCGGGGCCGACGGCAAGGATCTACCACCCGATTCCGTGGCCGGCACGGACCTGGAATATCATCTGTCCACCCCCAATTCCCAGCGCCTGTTCTACATCAAGTACGCGTTGAAACACAACATGCCCATCACCATGCTGTATGAGCTGACTCATATCGATCCCTGGTTTCTGCACCAGATGAAACAGATTGTGGATATGGAAAACCAGATCAAGCTGGCAGGAAAAAATATGCCCAAAGACCTGCTGGAAAAAGCCAAAAAATACGGGTTTTCCGACCGCCAGCTGGCTCATCTCACACACTTGACCGAAAAACAGGTGGAACAGGAAAGAAAACTGCTGGGACTGGTGCCGGTGTACAAGCTGGTGGACACCTGTGCTGCGGAATTCAGAGCGGTCACGCCTTATTATTATTCCACGTATGAAACCGAATGCGAGGCCCGGGTGAGCGACAGGAAAAAAGTGATCATCCTGGGGGGCGGTCCCAACCGCATCGGCCAGGGCATCGAATTTGACTACTGCTGTGTGCACGCCTCATTTGCCCTGAAAGAAGAAGGGGTGGAATCCATCATGGTCAACTCCAACCCGGAAACCGTGTCCACGGACTATGATACCTCGGACAAGCTGTATTTCGAACCCCTGACCCACGAGGATGTGCTGCACATCGTGGAAAAGGAAAACCCGTTCGGTGTCATCGTCCAGTTCGGCGGTCAGACCCCGTTGAATCTGGCCACCGGACTCCAGAAAGCCGGGATTCCCATCATCGGCACCTCGCCGGAAAGCATTGACCGGGCCGAAGACCGGGACCTGTTCCAGGCCATGATGGACAAGCTGGGATTGCGGCAGCCGGAAAACGGGATTGCCCACTCCTATGACGAAGCCCTGGCTGTGGCCAGGGAAATCGGGTATCCGGTCATGGTGCGACCGTCTTTTGTCCTGGGGGGACGGGCCATGAAAATCGTGTATGATGAAGCGGATCTGGAATCGTTTTTCGATCTGGCGATCCAGGCATCCCCGGACAAACCCGTGCTCATTGATAAATTTCTGGAAGAAGCCTTTGAACTGGATGTGGATGTCATCTCCGACGGGGAGACCACCGTGATCGGCGGCATGATGGAGCACATCGAGGAGGCGGGTATCCACTCGGGTGACTCCGCCTGTGTGCTGCCCCCGTATTCCATTGCCCCGCAACACATCGAAGAGATGGCCCGGGCCGCTGAAGCCATGGCAAAAGAACTCCAGGTCAAGGGATTGATGAACATCCAGTTCGGCATCATGAACGATACCGTGTATGTCATCGAGGTCAATCCCCGGGCCTCCCGGACCATTCCCTTTGTATCCAAAGCCATCGGCGTCCCTTTGGCCAAACTGGCCACCCAGGTGATGCTGGGCAAAACCCTGAAAGAGCTGGGGTTCATCCAACAGGTGATCCCGCACTACTATTGTGTCAAGGAAGCGGTGATGCCTTTTGACCGGTTTGAAAACGTGGACCCGGTCCTGGGGCCGGAGATGAAATCCACGGGCGAGGTCATGGGGATTGATATAGACTTAGGTGCGGCCGTGGCCAAATCCCAGATTGCCGCCGGCCAGAAACTGCCGGAATCCGGTACTGTGTTCATCTCGGTCCAGGACAAGGACAAAGAAGCGGCCCTGCCCGTGGCAAAAGAGTTTCACGACATGGGGTTCACCATCATGGCCACCCGGGGAACGGCCGCGTTCCTGGAAGAACACCAGGTGCCGGCCACTCCGGTGAAAAAAGTGTCTGCCGGCCGGCCCCATGTGGTGGATGCGGTGAAAAACAAGGAAATTCAGCTGATTCTCAATACCGGCGCCACCAGCCAGACCCAGCGGGACGGGTATGAAATCCGCCGGGCCGCCATTAAATACAAAATTCCTTATGCCACCACCACCGACGGGACCCGGGCCATTTTAAGCGCCATCAAGGCCTTGAAAAAAGAAACCCTGTCCGTTAAACCCATCCAGGAGTATCATAAACAAAATGTCTGACCATCTGACGCTTCCTTCCAGTGAACGCCCCAAAGATGAAT belongs to Desulfotignum phosphitoxidans DSM 13687 and includes:
- the carB gene encoding carbamoyl-phosphate synthase large subunit, producing MPKRNDIKKILIIGAGPIIISQACEFDYSGTQACKALKEEGFEVILINSNPATIMTDPETADRVYIEPVTPDTLCKVIRAERPDAVLPTLGGQTALNTAIEAAKTGIFEEYNVELIGASIEAIHKAEDRELFRDAMNKIGLRIPKSGFAHNFAEVEDVAKKIGFPLIVRPSFTLGGTGGGVAYNMEELNRVAKSGLDASLISQIQLEESVLGWKEYELEVMRDHADNVVIICSIENVDAMGVHTGDSITVAPAQTLSDKEYQVLRDASIAIIREIGVDTGGSNVQFAVNPENGDVIVVEMNPRVSRSSALASKATGFPIAKIAAKLAVGYTLDEIPNDITGETMACFEPSIDYCVVKIPRWTFEKFPEAQDVLTTAMKSVGETMAIGRTFKEAFQKGLRSLEIGRAGFGADGKDLPPDSVAGTDLEYHLSTPNSQRLFYIKYALKHNMPITMLYELTHIDPWFLHQMKQIVDMENQIKLAGKNMPKDLLEKAKKYGFSDRQLAHLTHLTEKQVEQERKLLGLVPVYKLVDTCAAEFRAVTPYYYSTYETECEARVSDRKKVIILGGGPNRIGQGIEFDYCCVHASFALKEEGVESIMVNSNPETVSTDYDTSDKLYFEPLTHEDVLHIVEKENPFGVIVQFGGQTPLNLATGLQKAGIPIIGTSPESIDRAEDRDLFQAMMDKLGLRQPENGIAHSYDEALAVAREIGYPVMVRPSFVLGGRAMKIVYDEADLESFFDLAIQASPDKPVLIDKFLEEAFELDVDVISDGETTVIGGMMEHIEEAGIHSGDSACVLPPYSIAPQHIEEMARAAEAMAKELQVKGLMNIQFGIMNDTVYVIEVNPRASRTIPFVSKAIGVPLAKLATQVMLGKTLKELGFIQQVIPHYYCVKEAVMPFDRFENVDPVLGPEMKSTGEVMGIDIDLGAAVAKSQIAAGQKLPESGTVFISVQDKDKEAALPVAKEFHDMGFTIMATRGTAAFLEEHQVPATPVKKVSAGRPHVVDAVKNKEIQLILNTGATSQTQRDGYEIRRAAIKYKIPYATTTDGTRAILSAIKALKKETLSVKPIQEYHKQNV